The following nucleotide sequence is from Pogoniulus pusillus isolate bPogPus1 chromosome 41, bPogPus1.pri, whole genome shotgun sequence.
GGTGCAAGAAAGAGCCAGCACAGAGGAGACTGAAGAGGATTGGCCAAAAACACTCAGGGGTTaaaggagtgggaggaagatgAGGTGGGGGCAGCGCACACCACACACGTGTGGCCCTGTGCCCCCATTAATCCCAGCTTCACTGAGACGTGGAGATTGCttaggagctggcagggctgggggcttcCCACTGCTGGGGGCCCTGCCTGGCTCCGGAGCTGAGTGCAGGCAATTCCCACACAGCTACTGATTAACAGAATAATCCCTGGCTGCATGTAGCCCCAGGGAAAGGGGTCGGGCTGAGTGTGGGGGGCTCTAAGGGCTGGAGATCCTGCACCCCCCTAAGcctttcactctgctctgccaggcccCAAGGGAGGGATAGGCCTAATTTGAGCCCAGAAGCTTACAGATGCTGTTGAACTAATTTCTTTGGTTTAATCAAGAAGCCCAAATCCCCGGGGCTTAGCTGGTCGTGCCCAGAGTCCCTGTGCGGGCTGGGTGGCTGGAGTGGGTTTGCCTTGGGCCTGGGGCTTCATCCtccagtgagcagagctgtcCCACATCACCAGCAGGGGCATCCACTGTCCAGGGTTGAGCATGTGGGGCATGGCCCCTGGTGGGTCAGGGAAGATCAGCCTCATGGGAACCTTCTCTGGCCTGCGTGGACATGTGCCAGGATGGAGGAAGGTTCTTGACTCCTGTCCAAGCATCCCAGGGGAGGAGAGCCTTGTCCCCAAGTGCTGCCCTGTGTCCACCAGGAGAGACTGGCACCACAAGCTGCCCCTTGCTGTGTTGCTCTCAACCCCAGCTTCTGGCCACAAGTCCTGGGAGCGGGATGCATACTAAACACCCCTCAGGTGcttcagctccttctgcagcttctctgtgagTTTCTTGAAGGACGGACGCTTGCCTGGCTCCATCTCCCAGCAACATCTCATCAGGGCATAGACAGTGGGAGGGCAGCCCTCGGGGGGCTCCATGCGGtacccctgctccagcagctctgtcacctccttcaggctctggcaggaTGCAGAAGCCAGCTGAGATCACCCCTCCTCCATCCTGCCAGGGTCTTGTCCTGGCCAGGCCTCGTGGGATGTCCCTGTCCCATCAGTGACAGAGGATGTGACCTGCAGTATCCCCCAGCAGGGCACTCACCAGCTTGGGGTAGGGTGCTCGTCCAAAGGAGAAGGTTTCCCACAGGAGGATTCCATAGCTCCACACATCTGACTTGGAGGAGAATTTctacagcagcaggaggggagaggctggagctgcctgggctCTGTTCTGAGCTCTCATGCATCCCCAGGGGCACGAGAGTACCTGCTCCCTGCCaattccagctccctgggctgtgAACCCCCTCCCTTCCCATCACCTCCATGGCCCTGGGTCCATGTGACCACATCTCCCCGCAGCTGCCCCAggtgagggctggccaggacagAGGGGCTGAAATGCCAGAAGGCAGGGACGAGCTGGCAGGAAGGGGGCAGAAACCAAGGGGGTGAACTACTTTGAGAGGACCTCCTGGCCCCTGCCCCCTTCCCACCATTGCTCACATTGTGTTTCAGGGCCTCTGGGGCTGTCCACTTCACGGGCAGCAAAGTGCCATCCGTGCCCTTGGGGTTGACTCGGGCCAGGCCAAAATCGCTCACTTTGGCCACGTTCTCCTCGGAGATGAGGATGTTGCGGGCAGCCAGGTCCCTGTGCACCAGCTTCTTGGATTCCAGGTAGTCCATGCCCTGAGCCACGTCCCTGCCACGGCCAAGCAAAGCAGGGCGTGGTGCCACTGTGCGTCCCTGGGGGCTGCTcggggggctgcagagcaccagtgcccagcctgcagggagggaagtgAACTTACAGCGCAAAGAGCAGAAGCTGCCGGGCGGGGACAAGGGCTCGGCCCCGTGTGCGCAAGAAGTTCACCAGGTTGCCCtgacagaggaggagaaacctgtAAGGGCCAAGGGGGCAGATGCAGCACCTGGCATCCATCCGACAGCCCCCAAGTGGAGCTTGTGCCCCCAGAGGTgcgcagggctgggtgccctcACCCTGCTCAGGAACTCCATGACGATGTAGAGGCCGTTGTGCAGGATCACCCCCAGCAGGCACACCAGGTTTTTGTGCTGGACCTTCCTGAAATGGAGGGCATCCAGGTCAAGGGGGTGCCTGCTCGTGCCTTGgccagggagcagggctgggctgcattTGCCCACAGGCCACTCACGTCATGGCAGCTGTTTCTGCAAGGAAGGCCTGGGCGGTCACATCACATTTAATGTTCTTCACGGCCACCTTCTGCCCCATGTAACTGCCCTGCAGGACATCTGGGAGAAGACACAGAGGGCTcaggatcagcccaggacacaacTTCCCACATCCCTGTCTGAGCCCCCATGCCGTAGGAGGAGGGGATGTTAGGAGGTGCCATCTGGGGAAGCCCACAGGACCTCCCACCTCATCTCACCTACCTCCAAACTCGCCTTGCCCGATGCGGTCTCCTAGGGTGAGGTGTTGCAGGTTCATCAAccagccagctgggcacaggcacaaGGACAGGTTAACAGGGGCCACCAGCTGGGCCATGCTGCCTTGTCCCCAAAATCCAGATCATAACCCTCTCCTGTTGGCCTACCTTTGGCCAACTCCTTCTCAGCTGACTTCATTCCaggttttggtttgggcttCACCAGCTTGGTGCAAAGGGCTCCCTGCTCCTTCATGTAGTGCTGCCAGGGGATGAGCAGATGGGAGTGATGCAGTGATGCCCAAGAAACACCCATGGGATGCTCCACTggaccccacccccaccccacccccagctaCCCCCATTCTGCCATTTGCAGCCCACATCTCAGCCCTGCTCCCCTCTGGGCACAGCCAAGGAGACACTGTGAGGGACTATGAGCCACAGGGGGTGCCACTAGGGAGCTGGTGGGGTGCTACTGGGGAGCTGGGCTAAACCCTCTGGTGAGTGCTGCAGTAGCCAAGGGCAGTTGGACAGCACTGGGGTTACAGAACAGAGCAAGGGCAGCTGAAGGGGAAGGATCCGACCCAAAAGCAGAAGTTGTGTCTGAGGTAAAAATAGCAGAGTGTAACCCCCCGAgaggagccaggcagcagctgtgagacAGGCAAGGATGGGCCAGAGGAAGAGCTTGCTGCAAGGGACCTAAGGTGGCAGCCTGGGAGCCCTGCTGGGTcagcaggggagaagggggcTCAGAGAGGAAGGGAATACAGCAAAACACCTCAAAGCCTTGGCagggctcagacctcatgcaggGTCCGGGGTGGCAAAGGCTGCCAAGATCTTCGTTTTCCAAaattcccccagccctgctgatgtGTGAAGTGCTCAGCAGGCAGGGGTGGCGCAAACATGTCCCTTGcagggaactggggctgctgctggcatgctTGGTTGGCATCTCTGGGGATCCCATATGCTCTGCCTGACCCCGGAGGGGCTCTCACCTCGATCAtatcaatgaggttggagaaGTGGTGCAGGCTGTCGATGCTGAGGGTGCCCTCCTCGTGCCGCACGCGGTAGTGGGTGACCTGCCCGCCCCGGCTGACGCACAGCACATAGTCGCCAGGGTGCCGCTCGGACTGGCGCACCAGGAACAGCCCATCCTcggggggctgcagctcctgcaccgCCTGCGCCCCCGAGATCTTCCCGTGGAACCAGCTGGGGAgagggctgctgggaggggcCATGCCAGCAGGCTccccccagtgccagcagcaggactggtATAGCAGAACCTCTGCCGAAGCTACCTAGGGCTCACTGCATACAAATCCCTCCCGGTGAGGCCCATCGCAGCTGGGTGGACACGACTGGGAGTCTCCCGACTGGCACTGCATGTGCCAGGGCATGGCTCTGCgtagctctgtccccagctggtCACCCAACACCTGGCTGGGAGGAAAGACTCTGAGCCCATCCTCCCCCTGCTGTACTCACGGCATGAGGCTGAGCTTGGGGTCGACGCGGATGGCTCCTCGCTGCCGCAGCATTctgcccaccagcagcccctcctgccctgtcTCATTGTGCCTGGCACGGTACcagcccttgccctgcaggGGAGAGGGTCTCAGAGCAAGGAAAAGCAaggggcactctgctggcaagGAAGGCTGGCTTCAGCAGCTCAGTTGCTGGCACTTGGGTCCCACCCGCTCTGTGCCCACCCTGGGGCGGCTCCGGGCTCACCTCCACAGCTTCCACGATGGTGACCACATCACCCTTGCGGAATGCCAGCTCCTGGGCCTTGGGCTTGGTGTGGTCGTGCTTGGTGACACACTGTGTCCCGGGGGGCCAATGCTTCTGcaagggaggaggcagcttCAGCAAGACAGCACGAACTGGCTACCCTCtggctccccaggcagcaggggcagccccaAGGACCATCCAAAGACCTGGCCCAGGACAAGGGCGTGAGCCCTTCTTCTCCCCACTGtgctcctgtggggacagggcaCCCTGCCGCCAGCAGAGGAAGAGCtggcatccctggggcagtccTGCTCACCCCAGACATGGTTGCCTCTTAGTGCATCAGGGTCTCCTTGTCCTCTTCTGTTGccacctgcagagaaggagccaAAAGCATCTGTGGAGGGATGGtctcatgaatcacagaatgttaggggctgaggagtccaatccccctgccagagcaggaccacccagggcaggtcacacaggaacacatccaggtgggtttccaaagtctccacagaagcagattccacagcctctctgggcagcctgctccaggctccaacaccctcacaccaagcaaGTTTCTAATGctgctccagcttgtacctgttagtccttgccctatcactgggcaccaccagaaagagcctggcacctgcatCTTGcctcccactcctcagatatttacagacattgctcaggtctcctctcagccttctcctctccagactaaacagccccagggctctcagtctttcttcacagcagaggtgtttaagccccttcatcatcctcatagctctccactgggctctctccagcagatctctgcctttcttgaactgacgagccccaaactgaaaccCAAACCTGCAATTCCAGAGGgaagcctgcagctggctgtggctCCTTGAGTTTAGCAGCTTTGAGAGCAAGGTCTCAGAAATATTGCTTGGGTTTGCTTTGAGACCCTCAGCAGTGTTTGTGTGAAGTGCagatgtgccaggctgctgcagagctggagcagggagccTTGTGAGCATCagatggctctgctctggctcaaactgctggggcagggctcagGCAACAGAACCCCCAATTGCAAAGCAGGTTCTGGTGCTGGGGTGCCCAAACAAGCACCTCTGCCTAATTAACTGTAACTCTGATAGTAAAGTTGACATCTCAGTGTGCTAACGAGGAAAATCAAGTCCATGCTAAACAGCTCTGGCCATGCCTCAGTGCTCCTCCCAGACCAGGCCAAATGTCACCTAGAAGGCAGGGacagcatgggcagggatgtgAAACCCACAAGAGTGGCATCTTAGAGCACTGCCTCTGGCACAGGGTCAGCAAGAGGGGTGCAGCGTggccagcaccagtgccagcgcCAAtgccagcaccagtgccagcaccaGCTGAGACTGGGGGAgaagacagagcagagctggtctCTGGGCTACGCTTGTGTTCCTCCAGCCAGGGACACCCTTCTGGGTGGGAATTACACCTGCAACACTGGGCTGAACTTGGGCTGTGTTTAACACAAGGTCCCTTCACAGGCAGGCCCCAGGCTGTTGTGTCTATGACCAATTAAACCACTGGAGAGCTCTGACTCCTGGGCTGTGCCACACCAAGGCCTTGCTGGGGCACTGAAAACTGGAGGCCAAGGAGTGCAGGGCTCTGAGGCAGGTGAACCTTGGAGTCTTTCATCTTGGTGTGACAGATGGGGCAGAGGTGGTGCCCCAGGCCCCCACTGCTGTCCCCACTGGCTCCTCTGGCCAGCACATCTGCTTACACAAACCTGCCCATCCTATGGGGTAGACCacaccagggagcagagcaggctgcaaaccCTGCCTGCATGGGAGGtactcctgacccaaacccagGTGGGAGCAAGATTCAGCTGCCCCTAACCCTTCTCCCTGCTGTGGAGCCCAAaagtgtgctctgctgcctgtgggcacagctggcataGCTGGAGCCCCTCACTGTGGTTGCAGTGAGTTAAGGAAGTTTTATCAGGAACTGTTTTTTCCACCTCCTGTTTCAGGAGCTCCATCAGGACCCTGAgaggtgccagccatggggccctGCTGACGTGGGCCACATTTGCTGGCTATGCAAGGTCCCTGGCACCAGCTCGCCATGCTGGGCTGTGTGTGACCCctttccagctcaaagctgtGGGTGTTCTCCTCCTGGAGCCCTTCATCCTGTGTCGCCTCTGCAGtctgggttggcagggacctttcCAAAGTTCCCCcatttccagcccctctgccatgagctGGGACATCTCCAagaggagcaggttgctcagagcaggtTCAACACgaccctgaacacttccagggatgaggcatccatgactgctctgggcagcctgttccagtgtctcgctCCGCTCTGCACagaacatttcttccttttctgtctAAACCTCTCAGgttcagttccaaaccattctcccttgtcctgtcccagcaaGTTCTGCttaaaagtctgtccccagctttctgttcagccttctgagcactgcaaggccacagaagggctccttgaagccttctctcctgcaggctgcccaagcccagctctcagcctggcctcacagcagagccctgccagcactgctccagcaggtccctgtctgtgctgtgctgagggctccagagttgccccagcagtgcaggggggtctcagcagagcacagcagaggggcagaatcccctccctgcccctggtgCCCACTGCTGGGGGTCAGCCCAGAACATACttgactttctgggctgcaagtgcatattTGCTGTCTCATGGCCTGTTTGTCAGCCACAAAATATCCCCAAGGCCTCTGCAGGGGTGCTCTCAATCCACTCATTGCTCAGCttttatttgtgcttgggattagcccagcacaggcacaggatcttgc
It contains:
- the MATK gene encoding megakaryocyte-associated tyrosine-protein kinase; this encodes MSGKHWPPGTQCVTKHDHTKPKAQELAFRKGDVVTIVEAVEGKGWYRARHNETGQEGLLVGRMLRQRGAIRVDPKLSLMPWFHGKISGAQAVQELQPPEDGLFLVRQSERHPGDYVLCVSRGGQVTHYRVRHEEGTLSIDSLHHFSNLIDMIEHYMKEQGALCTKLVKPKPKPGMKSAEKELAKAGWLMNLQHLTLGDRIGQGEFGDVLQGSYMGQKVAVKNIKCDVTAQAFLAETAAMTKVQHKNLVCLLGVILHNGLYIVMEFLSRGNLVNFLRTRGRALVPARQLLLFALDVAQGMDYLESKKLVHRDLAARNILISEENVAKVSDFGLARVNPKGTDGTLLPVKWTAPEALKHNKFSSKSDVWSYGILLWETFSFGRAPYPKLSLKEVTELLEQGYRMEPPEGCPPTVYALMRCCWEMEPGKRPSFKKLTEKLQKELKHLRGV